Part of the Nicotiana sylvestris chromosome 5, ASM39365v2, whole genome shotgun sequence genome is shown below.
AAAAGATGGAAAGCTGGTTCCTTCTTCCAGAGGTTAGATTACTTGGCTAATCATGTATTGCTTGATTTTGTTACCTGGTTGATTGGTTGATTGTTTACTCTATATCCACACGAACCACTAATACCAGAGTTCCTTTGTTTTCCTGATGCTGTTTCTTAAATATCTCGTCAAATTATAGCTATTACCTTAATTTCCTTTCCCTACTTAAGGAAGAAAAGACACTGTTTTAATAATTTTCGTGAACCTTTTTctgattttggagaagaaaactTAGCAGACAACCACTTACAATAAGCTTTTACAGATCCTCAAGTCCAGTGGCGGAGCTACAAGTGTAGCTACGGATTCCGTCGAACCCAGTAACTTCGGCTCATACCCTGTATTTATGTTAAGAAATATATTTAATAAGTGTAGATAATCTAGTCCGAACCCACTAAGTTATTCTGACCTAAATTCCAGAACCCATATACTCAAAATCTTAGCTTCGCCTCTGCTCCAGTCTTATCTACACTCTGATTTAGACTTTTCCGGGGTAGATATATAAGCATTTATCGAAGCATTTTAGTGTTTTAAGGTCACAACTATAGTTAGAAAGCAAGGACTATGGAAGCGTACAAAGCTAACAAGTAGTATGATATTTGACTAAACACATGTTTGAGATTTGTCGTAAGATAACCAAGGAAATTTTGACAACTTGAGTCTGTTTGTAATTGATATTCAAGTTATATAGATAATTGTTTTCGATGAAGAAGTTATATAGATAATTAAATTAGTAACATTTGACTTCTAATTAGTTAACCTCATTAACTAGTCAACTTGGTGCACCCATGAGGTTTAATGTGTATAGTAGATTTGTTATCATTCATAGAGGATCATATATTATGTTATAGGTTCTTTACTTTTTGGTGTACTACTTATCAATAAAATAtcattcatataggttcccattATCAATAAAATTATTTACATTATCAAAAAATAATCTTGTACACCAGATGGAATAAGGGAAGATGGCGAAACCCCCGGATTGGTATCGTATAAGGGGATTATAGGTTGTAGAGGATTATTAATTCCTTTGTTATTAAACCATCGCTGGGTTGCTACCCTTATCCTACTGTAAAGTCTAGCCCACTTCTTAGAGATTTTTTTTTCCTGTTTCATGTATGTCCGCTAATTGTACTTAGTTAATAGTGAGATAGAGTGCGTTACATTTTCTTTACCTTTTCCTTGACAAAAGTGCTCAAATAATGGAACTTTGATCATGATATGGCTCAATCTCGTAAACTTAGTTAGAGACTaaataggttttttttttttttttttttttttggggggggggataAGGTGGGAGTAAATAGGACCATTTATTTTGGATGAAGTCTGGGCAAGCATGTTTCCGTAGCGCTTTTTGACCTGTTAGCAATATATGTGTTGTGTAAATTAACAACCATTTTCACTGGGAAACCATTTTTAAGTCGCCCGAATCATCTAAAATCTTCCATACTTTCGTACTTAGTTCAATTGTGTATTCAACAGAGCCATTGTTCTTGTAGTTGTGTCTAAGTGTAACATGATGCACTTCACTGTTAGAATGTATGTCTCGCATTGATGGAGTGAGCGAGCAGTTGCCTCCTTGTATGATCTTGGAGAATTCTCGCCTCATGTAAAGGTTCATTTTCTTTACATGGTATCCGAGACAAATCCATCCTTATTCCTTGTTGATCCAATGTTGGGCCCCCATGTTGTATTGTCTATGCTACAAATATCCAGTCTTCCGTGTGCGTGGAGAGGCGGGTGTTAGAATGTCTCACATTGGTTGAACAAATGGGTTGTTGTCTTCTTAAGGTCCATTTTCTTTTCAACTCTATTGTGGAAAAGCAGGAGAAACCAAAGAGGTCTCCAATTTCTCGTTCTTCTGGGCTTCTCAAGAGTTGAACGTCATTAATTTTCCTACCTTATGAGTGAACCCTCCTCCGCCTCTCCCCTATTAAGTCACCATCAGACTTGTGCTTCCAAATCCGTCTAAAGCAAAGAATCTTTTATTGAGGCATCCTTGTGTCAGTGTTATTTTGTGTTACATAATATTGTAAGAATATTGTAAACATATTCTCTAACCTTATATAGCTAGCTAAATCATAGGAGAGATGTGTAGGATATTTACTTACTTTAGATAGGGCCTGTAGTAATTGTATAAATACATATACTTCAGAGatagtgaaatacaacttctTCCATTTGATTTTATGGCATCAGAACCCCGCCTATCCAATTCTTGTTTCACCCGATGTTGGGCCCTCATCTTATATTGTTCACGCTCGTGGGGTTGGGGGTTGGGGTTGGGGTTGGGGGGTGTTAGTATCCCACATGGTTGGGTGGGAGGCAATTTGTCTCCTTATATATGATCTTGGGCAATCCTCATCTCTTGAGCTaacttttggggttgagttaggcccaaggtCGATTTCTTTATCATTCTGAAAAGGCTTTTCAGTGAATATTGTCTTTTCTTTGCTTTCTCACTGCATTAAATTGTTCGATGGTCAAGTGAAACGCATAGATATTGTTTTAATTTTTCCTTTATTTCTCTTCTTATGTGTTACACTCTTTTCATAAGAATTGACAATTACAAACCTATATATGAAATCAGGAATTAATTTGAGTGTTCAACAATGGTCATCATTCAGGAGTAGCTTCCCAGCTATTGTGGAAGCCATTGCAACGATGGAGTTGAAAATAAGGTGAGAATCCTGGTAGCCAACTGAAATAAACACCGAAATCCATTTCAATTTATACTGAAAGACAACTGAACTCATaaacataaaatattttttggttaGTCTTATTTGATTTGCGTGAATGATCCAATTTATCATTTCTAGATCGACAACTTGTGAAAATCAGACTGCAGCAGACGTGGCTGCTCAAGGAAGAGAACAAATTCAGACCAATATTTCCCAGTCAGTTAACCATCAAGAGGGGAAGCTTTCTGCCGACAGAAACGAAAATGGAGATGATGTCTCTAATTCAGCAATAATTACTAACTCTCAGGTGCAGATGCCTATTGAGAGACAACAAACAGAAGCTGGTATTTCTAATTCCGCCCCTTGCTTCGCACCTCAGGGACAAATACAACAGAGTTCTCGAACAACTTCTCTTGCCCACAGCCTTGTTCCTGTTAAGACTATTCGTCTTGATGGAAAAAATTATTATTGCTGGAAACATCAGGCAGAATTTTTCCTAAAGCAATTGAATATTGCATATGTGCTCAGTGAGCCTTGCCCGAACACTCTTGAAAACCGACAGAAATGGGTTGATGATGACTACCTTTGTTGTCATAACATATTAAACTCTCTATCCGACAAACTGTTTGAAGAATACTCAAAGAAGAACTACAGTGCCAAAGAACTGTGGGAAGAGCTTAGATCAACTTATGATGAGGATTTTGGAACGAAGAGTTCCGAAGTTAACAAATATTTGCAGTTCCTAATGGTTGATGGCATATCGATTCTTGAGCAGGTTCAAGAGCTTCACAAGATTGCTGATTCTCTCATGGCATCAGGAATCTGGATAGACGAGAACTTCCATATTAGTGCTATTATAGCAAAACTTCCCCCCTCTTGGAAGGACTGTCGTACAAGGTTGATGCATGAAAATGTTCCGTCTCTCGACATGTTAATGCATCATCTAAGAGTGGAAGACGATTGTCGCAATCGCTACAGAAATGATAAACATGAGAAGAGAGTTGGAGCACGGAAAAAGGACCTGTCAAAGAAGCAGTGCTATAATTGTGGGAAGGAGGGGCACATCTCAAAATATTGTACAGAAAGAAACTATCAAGGCTGTGAGAAGAGCAACGGGAGGGAAAGCGAAACCATTCCTGTTGTCACAGAAGCTAAGATTAACGGGCAGTGCTATAATTGTGGCAAGGAGGGGCACATCTCAAAATATTGTACAGAAAGAAACTATCAAGTCCTTGAGAATAGCAACGGGAAGGAAAGCGAAACCATTCCTGTTACAGAAGCTAAGATTAACGGGCAGTGCTATATTTGTGGCAAGGAGGGGCATCTCAAAAAACTGTAGAGAAAGAAACTATCAAGTTTCTGAGAAGAGCAATGGGAGGGAAAGCGAAACCATTCCTGTTATCGCGGAGGCCAGGATTAATGGGAAGAGAGACGAACTTGTAGCGATTGTTACTGGTGTTAAGAGCAATGGGAAGGCCGATAAATCGTAACAGATATTGGGATAGCTGAGGGACCTTAGAGGGAGCAGCCAGTTCAATTTGCTTGGTTGCTTTTTTTTTCCCCCTTCTTTTCATTTAGTGTATTGTATTGAGCTGTAGTCAAATCTTGTTCATACTCAATGTGCTTCCTGTGAGGATGTCAAAGAATTGAATCATCTAACCTTGTTAATAAGAGTTGGGTGCCTTAATTTTGAATGTCATTACATGTAATTTCTAATAGTAATATATTAAGTAATTTGAAAACCTTTCTTTTTTGGTTTTCGACTCGGTATTCAGTATATGTCTTGGGACCTAAAAAATATGGATTCGTGCTGGAAAGTCCAACATTGGAGGTAAAGTGTTTCCTAACAAAAGTGACTCCATAACTAAAGTTTGAAGTTGAGACTTCTAGTTAAAGATGAACGAATACTTACTCCACCACAACTCTTGTCGATAACCTCTGgttaaagataaaaaaatatctttaaaaaatACTTAGTCCAGCACAACTCTTGTTGATAAAAGGAAGCTTGAGAACCTCTCCTAGAGCTTCTTGTGCACATCTTGAGTAGATTAATAATTTGTTGCCTTGTTCTTTCTTTTGTGAACTAGGGGTGTGTTTGctacgaaggaaaatattttccgcgAAAATGTTTCCGTCGAAAATGAGTGATTTCATcacttattttcccttgtttggtTGGTAAGTGGAAGGTTGAGAAGTAGTTTTAGAAAATGTTTTCCTTTCTCTTGATAAGTTCacgagaaaaatattttccaaaacatttaagccaatcaaacatagaaaaattagaaaacattttccgaaaaatattttccttcataccataCACACCCTAGATGTCTAGATTTGatcaaactattaatttgttGATTCACAGGCAGTTGTTTCCAAATCTTGCATCAAAACATAACTAGATCCAGCTATCAGGTGCTGCCattaatttgtatatatttttcttcccattaattatttaaatttaaagTGGTCGTTATCCATGACATAGACAGATTCATAAATCATGACAACTGaacaagaaaaaaattaaaagaaaaggtccttccCTGCCGCGTAAACTAGAAATATTTTGTACACCAGactatctttttttttaaaaaaaaaaaatacctgCATAAACGAGGAATATTTTGTGCACTAGACTGtactttttaatttaaaaaagaaaaggtcTTCACATGCGCGTTGATAAATCGTTAATCTTTATCAGTCAACTAATAATCATTATAATTGCAACATTTTAGGTGTGCAATATATTATATGcactataattatattattttctctgaagtataaaaaaaaaaaaggaaaaaaaatgcaaGACCTAACGCCTGGATTGTTCGTGAATCTTGATTTATGAAAGAAGCCAGCATACGTTGACTTTGGGTTTCTACATAATATTTAATGAATTTGTGCTTTccattgaaaataaaagaggaaaatataTTCCAATAAAACGAAAAAATAGTTTAAAATAGACAGTAGAGTTTCAGAATAAGTTATGAGAGAGTTGGGGAATAGTCATCCCAATTCATGCGGCACGTGTTATCATGAGGAAGTCAATGGTTCTATCGTAGCATATGCTATTCGGAGGCAGGATTTTAACATTATGAGTTTTAAATTTTAGAACGACGATTTCAAATGTTAATAATTGAGTTCAAAATTTAATATTTGTACATATTTATTGATTTTTTAATACAAGtatattgtttgtgcaaaagttAATGGGTTCCGCCaaatttgtattcatgcttctaACTCCGATCCTGATGCTATTTAAGCTTAATTTGAGATGAAAAATTGCTTCCAGTTCGACatggtattttttttttgtttctcccAGTGTCTGGTACCACATGGAGACTCCAACTAGTTTTAATTCGTGTTACGTAAGGCCCGTGAAAGAGGGAACTAGTGCTCCCTatcataattttatcattttaaggACTCAAACTCGAGACCTCTGACAAGAATGGAGGGATCCTATCCATTACATAACAACCCTTGGTGGTGTCCTACATGGCTAAATAAAATGAGCTGGAGGGAGTATCATTCAAGCTTTGAGTTTGAACATTATAATTCTCTATGCCAAGAAATGCAAAGCCAAATTAAAGTTGGACTTGGACCACATGATCTGCTATAACTTGAAATTTGACAATTAGTTTACCAAGATCACTAGCTACTATTCAACTTCATATTGTGTAATAAAAACTTTAGGAAATACTTAAACCAATGGTATTGTATAAAatgcaaaaaatgaagaaagaaaaaggTGCATGGACCATTCAAGAGCAAAGCAAACAAAGAAGATTTAATATTTGCAAAACAAATGGTTTTGCCGGTGGTGCGAGGTAACAAGTAGTCAGTAGAATTAGTTGAGGTGTGTATAAACTAGTCCGGATACCACTATtgtaaaaatattgaaaaaaCGGTACAAGAAAAGGATTGAATGTGTGATGGAGCCGCAAGGGCCACCCGATGCACAATCCCACGTTCATGCAGGATTCAGGGAAGGACCGGACTCCAAAAAGGTGTGATGTAAAATAATCTATcctaatgcaagtattagtggATGGTTCCAAAACTCGAACACGAAACTTATAGATCATACGAAGACAACTTTTCTGTGGAGCCATGAGCCATTTCTATTTGATGGAGAAGGTCATTATGGGATTTGAAAAGATTTTGTAGGGGTTTAGACAATTTGGTTAAAGttgaaaaaatattaataaaaggaAAGAAGCCAGCATACATATTTGACTTTCAATT
Proteins encoded:
- the LOC104210598 gene encoding uncharacterized protein, giving the protein MEEQLPEHKRRKIREVVLDILKTADIETATEYSVRTTVAQQLGTEILNIQEKQFIRHVIESFLLSTVENPTLDNNRRISTAEKGVNTDFVAEEQLAADHPPTQHQEADGSLPNGNLVDSNENNCRTICKLSDKRSVGILDIHGKPFVAIRDFYEKDGKLVPSSRGINLSVQQWSSFRSSFPAIVEAIATMELKIRSTTCENQTAADVAAQGREQIQTNISQSVNHQEGKLSADRNENGDDVSNSAIITNSQVQMPIERQQTEAGISNSAPCFAPQGQIQQSSRTTSLAHSLVPVKTIRLDGKNYYCWKHQAEFFLKQLNIAYVLSEPCPNTLENRQKWVDDDYLCCHNILNSLSDKLFEEYSKKNYSAKELWEELRSTYDEDFGTKSSEVNKYLQFLMVDGISILEQVQELHKIADSLMASGIWIDENFHISAIIAKLPPSWKDCRTRLMHENVPSLDMLMHHLRVEDDCRNRYRNDKHEKRVGARKKDLSKKQCYNCGKEGHISKYCTERNYQGCEKSNGRESETIPVVTEAKINGQCYNCGKEGHISKYCTERNYQVLENSNGKESETIPVTEAKINGQCYICGKEGHLKKL